In the Sphingomonas sp. LM7 genome, one interval contains:
- a CDS encoding sensor histidine kinase encodes MTTASAHILYVDDDEGLRRLAQRALTRRGFAVSLAASGAEGVEMVRAGSYDLVAIDHYMPGQDGLATLNLLHALPNCPPVVYVTGSDETRIAVAALKAGAVDYVVKSVGDDFFDLLASSFHQALDKVRLRSAKEAVEEELRASNARLEALLGEVNHRVSNSLQLVSAFVHMQASVLSDTVAKGALLETQQRIQAIAQVHRRLYTSGDVEFVSMDDYLRALVAELEQTWSTPASPRTLRLTAEPIKLKTDRAVSLGVIVNELVTNACKYAYGPASSGEVRIHLSHASDAHFHLSVEDDGIGMPKDGRIQGTGLGTKLVRAMASSLQAKIEFDPAHAGVRTTLRVPY; translated from the coding sequence TTGACCACGGCATCCGCCCATATCCTGTATGTTGACGATGACGAGGGGCTGAGGCGGCTGGCCCAGCGCGCGCTGACTCGCCGCGGCTTTGCTGTGAGCCTTGCCGCGAGCGGTGCCGAGGGCGTCGAGATGGTGCGCGCCGGCAGCTACGACCTGGTCGCGATCGATCATTATATGCCCGGGCAGGACGGGCTGGCGACGCTCAACCTGCTGCACGCGCTGCCCAATTGTCCGCCGGTGGTGTATGTCACCGGATCGGACGAGACGCGGATCGCGGTCGCGGCGCTGAAGGCCGGCGCGGTCGATTATGTCGTCAAATCGGTGGGCGACGATTTCTTCGACCTGCTGGCGAGCAGCTTCCACCAGGCGCTCGACAAGGTGCGGCTGCGTAGCGCCAAGGAAGCCGTGGAAGAGGAATTGCGCGCCAGCAACGCGCGGCTCGAAGCGCTGCTCGGCGAAGTCAATCACCGCGTCTCGAACAGCCTCCAGCTGGTCTCGGCGTTCGTCCATATGCAGGCTTCGGTCCTCTCCGACACGGTTGCGAAGGGCGCGCTGCTCGAGACCCAACAGCGTATCCAGGCGATCGCGCAGGTGCACCGCCGGCTCTACACCTCGGGCGATGTCGAGTTCGTCTCGATGGACGATTATCTGCGCGCGCTGGTCGCCGAGCTCGAACAAACCTGGTCGACGCCGGCATCGCCGCGGACGCTGCGACTGACGGCCGAGCCGATCAAGCTCAAGACCGACCGCGCGGTATCGCTGGGCGTGATCGTCAACGAGCTCGTCACCAACGCCTGCAAATACGCGTATGGGCCCGCGAGCAGCGGCGAAGTGCGCATCCATCTGTCGCACGCGTCGGACGCGCATTTCCATCTGAGCGTCGAGGACGACGGGATCGGCATGCCCAAGGACGGCCGCATCCAGGGCACCGGGCTCGGCACCAAGCTGGTGCGCGCGATGGCGAGCAGCCTCCAGGCCAAGATCGAGTTCGATCCCGCGCATGCCGGGGTCCGTACGACGCTGCGCGTGCCGTACTGA
- a CDS encoding response regulator: MTNHQPVNIVMIEDDEGHARLIEKNIRRAGISNLIRHFTDGTSALNYLYDSPEGPAQNGPALILLDLNLPDMSGTDILARIKKEGSPLKRTPVVVLTTTDDKVEIERCYDLGCNVYITKPVNYENFADAIRQLGLFLSVIQVPDVAEAD; encoded by the coding sequence ATGACGAATCATCAACCCGTTAACATCGTGATGATCGAGGACGACGAGGGCCATGCCCGTCTGATCGAGAAGAACATCCGTCGCGCGGGCATCTCGAACCTCATCCGCCATTTCACCGACGGCACCTCGGCGCTGAACTATCTGTACGATTCGCCCGAGGGGCCCGCGCAGAACGGCCCGGCGCTGATCCTGCTCGATCTCAACCTTCCCGACATGAGCGGCACCGACATCCTGGCGCGCATCAAGAAGGAAGGCAGCCCGCTCAAGCGGACGCCGGTGGTGGTGCTGACCACGACCGACGACAAGGTCGAGATCGAGCGCTGCTATGACCTGGGCTGCAACGTCTACATCACCAAGCCGGTGAACTACGAGAATTTCGCCGACGCGATCCGTCAGCTCGGCCTGTTCCTGTCGGTAATCCAGGTGCCCGACGTCGCGGAGGCCGATTGA
- a CDS encoding ATP-binding protein, with the protein MPNRSLEKLQPSFARRVIALVAIGFLALIGAGIATAWVQMRNQDNARWVEHTLDLESRLGAFASANERTETARRGVLLGGGPLFRQRMQESADVAAAALRDIDGRTRDNPLQQQRVRALETLLAKQQIYRQPAMLEGAPAIRAGKLEDDPAILLIRQIRTTSEAMGATERQLLADRQADQAYSQRVFYLILALAGALVILVAALTLSLMLRYTRDLAASRVELRRLNEGLEEMVDERTSELQRANEEIQRFAYIVSHDLRSPLVNVMGFTAELDAARKTVSTYLDKVEERAPELVEEPVRLAVREDLPEAIGFIRTSTQKMDRLINAILRLSREGRRTLAIEPIDTNGLVQSIIDSLQHRVSDAGAEVRADPLPKIESDRLAVEQILSNLIENAVKYLQPGRPGLIQVRGHVERERVILEVTDNGRGVDPRDHERIFDLFRRSGMQDQPGEGIGLAHVRALAYRLGGLIEVRSELDRGSTFRLSMPRVLRPGDLK; encoded by the coding sequence ATGCCCAACCGATCGCTCGAAAAGCTCCAGCCGAGTTTTGCCCGCCGCGTGATCGCGCTCGTCGCGATCGGCTTCCTCGCTTTGATCGGCGCGGGGATCGCGACCGCCTGGGTGCAGATGCGCAATCAGGACAATGCCCGCTGGGTCGAACATACGCTCGACCTGGAATCGCGGCTCGGCGCCTTTGCCAGCGCGAACGAGCGCACCGAGACGGCGCGACGCGGCGTGCTGCTCGGCGGTGGTCCGCTGTTCCGCCAGCGCATGCAGGAGTCGGCGGACGTCGCGGCGGCGGCGCTGCGCGATATCGACGGGCGGACGCGCGACAATCCGCTACAGCAGCAACGCGTGCGTGCGCTGGAGACGTTGCTCGCCAAGCAGCAAATCTATCGCCAGCCGGCGATGCTGGAAGGCGCACCCGCGATCCGCGCGGGCAAGCTGGAGGATGATCCTGCGATCCTGCTGATCCGGCAGATCCGGACGACATCCGAGGCGATGGGCGCCACCGAGCGCCAGTTGCTGGCCGACCGGCAGGCCGACCAGGCCTATTCGCAGCGCGTCTTCTATCTGATCCTTGCGCTGGCGGGCGCGCTGGTGATCCTGGTCGCGGCGCTGACCTTGTCGCTGATGCTGCGCTACACTCGCGATCTCGCCGCCTCGCGCGTCGAGCTGCGCCGGCTCAACGAGGGGCTGGAGGAGATGGTCGACGAGCGGACGTCCGAGCTGCAGCGCGCCAACGAGGAGATCCAGCGCTTCGCCTATATCGTCTCGCACGATCTGCGTTCGCCGCTGGTCAACGTGATGGGGTTCACCGCCGAGCTGGACGCGGCACGCAAGACGGTGTCGACTTATCTCGACAAGGTCGAGGAACGCGCGCCCGAGCTGGTCGAGGAACCGGTGCGGCTGGCGGTGCGCGAGGACCTTCCCGAGGCGATCGGATTCATCCGCACCTCGACACAGAAGATGGACCGGCTGATCAACGCGATCCTGCGGCTGTCTCGCGAGGGGCGGCGCACGCTGGCGATCGAACCGATCGATACCAACGGGCTGGTGCAATCGATCATCGACAGCCTGCAGCACCGGGTTAGCGATGCCGGGGCCGAGGTTCGCGCCGATCCGCTGCCCAAGATCGAGAGCGACCGACTGGCCGTCGAGCAGATCCTGTCGAACCTGATCGAGAATGCCGTCAAATATCTCCAGCCCGGCCGGCCGGGGCTGATCCAGGTGCGCGGCCATGTCGAGCGCGAGCGCGTCATCCTGGAAGTCACCGACAATGGCCGCGGCGTCGATCCGCGCGATCACGAGCGCATCTTCGACCTGTTCCGCCGATCGGGCATGCAGGACCAGCCCGGCGAGGGCATCGGCCTGGCCCATGTCCGCGCGCTCGCCTATCGGCTGGGCGGCCTCATCGAAGTACGATCAGAGCTTGACCGCGGCTCCACCTTCAGGCTTTCGATGCCGCGGGTCTTGAGACCGGGGGACTTAAAATGA